GTACTCCCGTCGCTTCAACCGGCGGATGGCCTTCTTGCGCTGAATTCGGCGCAGCTCGCTCTTGGAGATGAACCAGCGCTTTCTACGGACCGAACTCAGGATGCCGCTCTTGGCAACCTTCTTGCGAAAGCGCTTAAGCAGCATGTCCTGGGACTCGTTTGGTCTCAACACAACCGTCATACCATCTCACCTCCCTTCGGTTGAGGACTCGGCCCAGCCGGCCGGCTCCATCTCTCCGACCAGCGCCAGCTCCAGGTGTTCGGCTGCCGCGTCGAAGGAAACTACACTCGCCCTGACCGTGGTGCCCACCGTCAGCATCCGCACGGCCTCGGAGAGCTGAAGCTTGCCCTCCACGCCATGCTCGGTGTGAACATGCACCGAAGTGCCGGAGGAGCGGACCACTTCACCGACCACGGAACCGCCGACTTGCAGCGTCGAGGCCGCTTGCGACCATGGATTCGGCTGCAGCCGCTTCAGGCTCAAACCGATCCGGTTCGCCTGCGGGTCGACTCGCACCACAAGCGTTTCGACCTCTTGGCCGACCTGCAAGATCTCGCCCGGGTCTTCCACCCGCCGCCAGGCCAATTCAGAGATGTGGATCAGACCGTCGGCCCCGCCGATGTCGACGAAAGCCCCAAACTCGCGCAGGCTGGTCACCACCCCTTTGCGGGTTTCGCCTTCGCGCAGGCTTGCCAGGACCTCGGCCTTGCGCTGCTGGCGCCACTGGCGGATCGCTTTGCGCTCGGACAACACCAGCCGCTGCCGCTGGGGATCGAGCTCAATGACCTTGAAGGGCCGGGGCTGACCCACTAAACGGCGCAGCTGCTCCATCCGGGCGTCCTCATCCAGGCCTCGGGGCAGGTCGGCCAGATGCGAGGCCGGGGCAAAACCGCGGATCCGTCCGAAAGGCACAACCAGGCCGCCGCGATTGGCGGCGCAGGGGACGCCCTCGAACACGGATTCGCTGTCCATCAGCTTCTGGGCCGCCTGCCAGTCATCGCTCTCACGCGCCAGCGCCAGAGAGACGATCAAATTTCCCTCCGGGTCAACCGGATTGACCACCAGCACCTTGACCCGACTTCCGATCTCGAGGGCAAGCTCCGTCGGGGGCAGGTTGTTAATGTCCTGATAGGGGACAACCCCGTCCCATTTCAGACCCAGATCAAGTACCAGTCCGTGCTGGCCTTTGCCGATGACGACGCCATCCAGCACGTCCCCCCGGCGGGGCATGCTCATGTCTTCCGAGTGAGCAAGCAGGTACTCCATACTGTCAGAAGCATCGGCCATCCAGCGGTCCCCCCGGACAAACAAAAAGGCCCGGTCACGTGCGGTCTCAGGATGACCAGGCCATTTGGAGCGGCAAGATACCCAACTCAGCGAGCCTTCAACTACATCAGAGGCTCTCCTCTAACCGTCCAGCACGCCGGAAAAGGGCCTTCCTTCAATCGCTTGACCATTATACCCATCGGAATCAGGCTTGTCAAACCGAGCCGGAAACCGGCAGTCCTAGGGCATCTGGGGCTCATCCAACAGCACCCGATCCCTTCCACGCCGGCTCTCCCATGGATACACGATATGGGCATCCGTGATGGCGGCGTAGTAGTCGGGCTGCGTCTGGGAGAAAAGCGAGCGGTACGGGTTGAAATGCAGGACGCAACAGAAGGGATTCCCCCCGGCCGAGGCGACCCGGCTCTTGACGGCAGTGATCGTGCGCCCGGAGCCCCAGACATCATCGACCACCAGCACACGGCGGCCGGCCAGCTGCTCATCGCTCGGGAACTGGATGAACTTGGGCCAGGCCAGCAGCTTGCTTCGCTCCCGCTCGGCCTCGAACGGGAAATCGACCGAAGCGATCAGCAGGTCCTGGATCCCCAAAGCCTCGGCAAGGATGCCTCCTGGCACGAGCCCTCCCCGGCTGATCATCACCATGGCCTCGAAGTCGGTGCGGAACTGGGGGGTCAGGTGATCGATCAGGCTGTCGACTTCTTGCCAGCTGAGTAGTTCGCGCCGAGTGGACATGCACCACCGCCTTAGGACAGGATCGCTGGCGATGATAGCACCTCGCCCTCCGAACTTCAATCGCCAAGAGGTTGGAAAGCCGCCACGGGCAGGACAATCAGGGCCGTCGGCGTGCCGGACACCCGGGTCAGCACGACAGTCAGAGATCGATCCCCGCTCAGCCGCAGCCGGCGGGAGAGGGCCTCGGTGTCAACTGGCGAGCCTCGCTTCATCAATACCACTTCCCCGGCGCCCAGCGCCTTCAGGGCGGCCTGGAGTCGCTTGCGGCTGAAGGGCATGTGGTCGATGACCTGAAAAGCCCGAGCGAATGGGGTGGGCTGCAGGCTGGAACAGGTGAGATAGGCGAGGGTCGGATCGAGCTGGGCAGCGCCCAGGCGCTCAGCCAGGTTGCCTACCAGGCCAGCACGCATCACCGCCGGGTCGGGTTCATACAGGTACGCTTGAGGGGGAGAGACCCGCCCAAGCCGAAGCGGCGGTTCTGCCAGGGTGTGCCCGCCCGGGAGCACCGTCGCCCGCACGGGGCTCGTCTTGAGCGCTCCGAACCACAGGGTGGCCTCTTTTAGGTCTCCTTCCAGGGAGACGAACTCGACCTCGCACTCATAGCCTGCCAGTTCGTCCCGGTCGATTGCCGGGCTGACTTTGACCCCTAGGCCGGCCAGGTGGTCGACCCAGATGCGCAGGGTCGAGAGAGGAGGCAGGTACCGCTCAGGCTGGCGGATCCGCCTGGTCGCTTCCCGTCGGGCGGGGTCGAAGAACGCCGCGTCTCCGACGCCGAAGCGCCACGGCAGGCAGGTGACGTCACCCACCACGGGGCGAATCCAGCCATCCCTACCGACCGCCCGGGCATTGGCCTCAAGAAGGGCGACAGACAACAGGTCGTGGTCGACGGCGAACACCGAGCGATGCTCGGCCAGCGCCAGCGCATCCCCACCGATCCCGCAGCACAGGTCGAAGACCCGCTCCACAGCTTGGTAGCGCCTGGCGCGATGTTCGGCGACGGCTCCCGGGGTGGCTTGCTCGAGTCCCTGTCGGGTGAAGTACATCCGTTCGGCGTGCTTGAACTTGGCGGCCGCCCGCTGGCGCAGCATCGCCTGTTCCAGCGCCAGCCGCCCCAGCCGTTCCGGGTAGACCCTCGAAAGCTTCTGCGACAGAAGGAGGAAGGTGATGGGCGTCGGCCGAAGCCGCATGGCCTCGGCCTGACAGGCCAGACCTTCGTCCGTTCGCAGCGCTGCGAGGGAGGCAAGCTCGAGCATCGGGGCCAAGTGGAGGTTGCGAGGCGGGCGCGCTAAGGCGGCGGCAGCCCAGGGCCGTCGGGCGTTCGACCGGCCCGGAGGCTCGGCCGGGGCGGATGCCAGAACCCTCCCGGCCCATGCCGCTGGGGGATCAGGCCAGGCTGCGAACTAGTTCGAGGAACTCCACCCATTCCTCATCGAAGAAGTGCAGGGTCACACTCCCAAGTTCGACATGATAGGTCAGCTCGTCGTCGGGCTCAGTGGCCTTCCAGGCAATGTAGTTGCTGGTCTCCGCCAGGGTCTCGGTTTCAATATTGTCGCTCATGTGTGCCTCCGTCTGAGAATGATGTCGGCTGCGGGTGTCGGCCCGCGGTGTCGGACTCGCTCATCGCCAGCAGTACCTCGCGCAGAGCCGCCAAGCTCGCTCCAGCATGGGCGCTCGAGTCCAGCTCCGGCAGCCGGGAGTGCCGTTGATAGGCATTGGGCTCGAAGCCGGGTAGGTCAACCAGTTCCTGAGCGGCCCGAAGGACCGCCGTTCGGTGCTCGGCCGTCCAGGTCCACGCCTGCCCGGTCCAGTGGAAGCGGTAGGAGCCAGAGGGGTCGCCCGTCTCGTCTTGGGGTGGGCGCCGAAGGCCCCGGCGGATCGCTTCGCGCAGCGAAGTCACGGACGCCTAGAGGCCGGGCTTCGGGCTGCGCCGCCACGGCAGACGGGGCAAGGATGGACGCGGCCCACCGAAGACGTCGATCGGCGGATCCCAGGGCGGCAGGTCGAACAGCTTGCGCAGGGCGTACCGCCCCAGCAGGATGAACGTCGCCATCGTCGGCGCGGAGAGCAGCAGCCCGACCACACCCAGTAGGCTTGCCCCGAGGATGGCCCCGATCAGGATCACTGCCGGGTGTAGGTTGAGTGAGCCGCCCATGATGCGCGGCAGCAAGAAATAGTCAATCGCCTGATTGAGGACGGTCAGGCCCAGGATCACCACGGCTGCGTGGCCCAGCGGTGTCAGCCCCAGCAGGTGATCGGTCTGCAGCAAGGCGACCAGCCCGGCCGTCACCCCAACCGAGATCGGACCGATGATCGGGACCAGTTTCGCCAAACCCATCAACAAGCCGAGAGCGACGGGATACCGAACCCCTAGCAGGCTCATCAGGAGGGTGGTCAGCCCACCGGTGACGAGAACGATCAGGAATTGCCCCCGCAAGAAGGCGTGCCAAATCTTCCCCAAGGCCTGCTGGATCCGGCGGACATCGGACTCATAACGCGGGATGGTGAACCCCGACCAGCGCTTCTGGAGTCGGGCTGAGTCCAGTACGAGGAAGTAGGCGATCGCCAGGACGAAAATGACGTGCGCCAACCCCTCGAAGAGCCGCGCCGCGGCGAAGGTCAGCAGCCCGCTCACCTGGGTCAACGCCGGCCGAATGATCGCCAGGGCCTGCTGAGCCAGCGTCGCCAGGTCGAAGGTGATCAAGTCGGCTTGCCAGGGACCGATGACGATCACCACGTTCTCGAGCCCGGCCAGGCGTTCAGGGAGACCGAGGAGGAGGGTTTGCAGCGTCAGCAGCAACGCCTGCAGCTGTTGCAGCGCTGCCAGGCCGACGGCAGTCGCCAGCGTCAGCAGGATCAGGGCCATGAAGAGGAAGGTGACATTGGTGGCAGCCATGCGGCCCAGCCGCGCCCGCCGGTGGAGAAAGCTCACCAGCGGGATCAGCAGGTACGAGATCAGCCCGGCCAGGATGATCAGCGGCAGAATGACTCGAAAGCGGATCAGCAGGGCCGCGGCCAGCACCACCCCCAGGAACGCCACCATCATCTTGGTAGCTGTCGACCAACGAGGGGAACGGGCGGCCTCGCCGTCAGTCATCCGGCCTGCCCCTCTTTCGCCCGGCGCACTCGCCTGCGCAGCCTTGCCAGCAGGCGCTTGGGGCGGACCTTTGGCTCGACCGGCGATCCGGGCCAGGAATCGATGCCCACCGTCTTGTAGTACACGTAGCCGCCCCACAGGCGGAGTGTAGCCAGCGCAGGAGCAGCCACCAGCACACCCACAATCCCGGCCACACTCGCACCTGCAATCACCGCCACCAAGACCAGGATCGGATGCAGCCGCAGCGATACCCCGATGAACCGCGGCACCAGCACATTGTTCTCAACCAACTGGATGACCACCATCACACCCAGCACCAAAAGGGCGAAAGGCAGCGGCGCCAGCCCAAGCCAACTACCTCCCTGGAAGAAGGCGACGATCACCGCCAGGGCCGCCGAGATGGCCGGCCCGAACACGGGCACGAACTCCAGGATTCCGGCGATCACTCCCAGGCCGAGCGAGAAACGCACGCCGAGGAAGGAGAGGACCACTGCGACGAAGAACCCGACGAACAGCGCCAGGCCCAATTGTCCGCGCAGAAAGGCGCGCCAGATCAATTCCGTCTCGCGCGTCAGCCGTTCGGCATCGGGCCGAAACGGAACGGGCATCAGGCCGATCAGCATGCGATCGACCATCCCATAGTCCAACAACAGGTAGAAGCCGAGAACGAACACGATGAAGACGTTGCCGATGGCCGAGGCGGCCGCCGCGATCGACGCCCCTAGGGCCTGCCCGGTCTGCGACAGGATTGGCTGCAGGGTTGAGGTCAGCGGATTGATGAAGGACTCAAGCGTCTCTCGGGAGAGGATAAATCCGAAGGGCCCGAGGTTGACGATCAGCCCTTCCGCCTGATCGACGAGTTGCGGGATGCGGTCCGGCAGGGTCTGCAGGTCCTCGACCAGCCCGAGCAGCTGCTGCGAAAGGGCCAGGCCGAGGGCGGCGGCCAGACCGCCGATCAGGGCCAGGATGGCCAGATAGACGACGCTGGAGGCCAACCAGCGGGGGAAGCGCAGGTGTACTTGCAGACGGCTCACCAGCGGGTGCAGGACGTAGGCCAACACCACTGCGGCCATCAAGACCACCAGCGCCGAGCGCAGGGCGTACCCCAGCAGCGCCGCGGCCAGAATCAGCACGACGGCGGCCGCCAGTCGGGTGGACGGCTGCCAGGCTGGCGAGCCCGATCCCGGCATCCGGTCCATGGTCACTGCACCCTGTTCTGAGCCTTGGCTTCGGTCACGACGGCACCTGCGCCGAGCCCGGTCTCCGAGCGTTGGTCTCCCGCCTCACGGGAAGCGGTCAGCGTCGGGACGGGCCTGAGCCGCCTCGGCCCGATCGTCCCGAGCCGGTCGGCCTCCCGCTCGGTCGCCCCGATCCGCTCCCACCCCCATCCGGTGTGCGACGGGGCGTGCGGCGGTCGCGTTCGAGGGCCTCTTCCGGCGTCCATCCTTCCAGCACCGCTTGGCGCGACAGGCGGATCTTGCCCTCGGGATCGATCGAGGTAACCATGACCGTGAGCTCTTCACCCAAGCGCGCCACATCCTCGACCTTCTCGACCCGCTCGCTGTCCAGCTGCGAGATGTGCACCATGCCATCGATGTTCGGTAGGATCTCGATGAACGCTCCGAAGTCGGTCGTGCGCACCACCTTGCCGGTGTAGATCCTTCCAACGATCGGCACCTCGGTGAGGCTCTCGATCAGCTCCCTGGCTCGGTTGGATTTCTCGGCGTCGGCAGCGGCGATGAACACCGAACCATCATCCTCGATGTCGATCTTGACCCCGGTTTGCTCCTGGATGCTCCTGATCATCTTGCCGCCGGGACCGATGACGGCGCCAATCTTGTCGGGATCGATCTTGATGATGGTCAGACGCGGCACGAACGGCTTGAGCTCCGGCCGTGGCGCCGGCATCACCTGCTCGATGACGTCCAGGATGGTGAGCCGGGCTTCCCTGGCCTGCTCCAGGGCGGCGGACATGATCTCGGCCGTGATCCCCTTGATCTTGATGTCCA
The DNA window shown above is from Anaerolineales bacterium and carries:
- the rpsU gene encoding 30S ribosomal protein S21, which gives rise to MTVVLRPNESQDMLLKRFRKKVAKSGILSSVRRKRWFISKSELRRIQRKKAIRRLKRREYKASMRRHEA
- a CDS encoding S1 RNA-binding domain-containing protein, which gives rise to MADASDSMEYLLAHSEDMSMPRRGDVLDGVVIGKGQHGLVLDLGLKWDGVVPYQDINNLPPTELALEIGSRVKVLVVNPVDPEGNLIVSLALARESDDWQAAQKLMDSESVFEGVPCAANRGGLVVPFGRIRGFAPASHLADLPRGLDEDARMEQLRRLVGQPRPFKVIELDPQRQRLVLSERKAIRQWRQQRKAEVLASLREGETRKGVVTSLREFGAFVDIGGADGLIHISELAWRRVEDPGEILQVGQEVETLVVRVDPQANRIGLSLKRLQPNPWSQAASTLQVGGSVVGEVVRSSGTSVHVHTEHGVEGKLQLSEAVRMLTVGTTVRASVVSFDAAAEHLELALVGEMEPAGWAESSTEGR
- a CDS encoding AI-2E family transporter, with protein sequence MTDGEAARSPRWSTATKMMVAFLGVVLAAALLIRFRVILPLIILAGLISYLLIPLVSFLHRRARLGRMAATNVTFLFMALILLTLATAVGLAALQQLQALLLTLQTLLLGLPERLAGLENVVIVIGPWQADLITFDLATLAQQALAIIRPALTQVSGLLTFAAARLFEGLAHVIFVLAIAYFLVLDSARLQKRWSGFTIPRYESDVRRIQQALGKIWHAFLRGQFLIVLVTGGLTTLLMSLLGVRYPVALGLLMGLAKLVPIIGPISVGVTAGLVALLQTDHLLGLTPLGHAAVVILGLTVLNQAIDYFLLPRIMGGSLNLHPAVILIGAILGASLLGVVGLLLSAPTMATFILLGRYALRKLFDLPPWDPPIDVFGGPRPSLPRLPWRRSPKPGL
- a CDS encoding AI-2E family transporter; this encodes MDRMPGSGSPAWQPSTRLAAAVVLILAAALLGYALRSALVVLMAAVVLAYVLHPLVSRLQVHLRFPRWLASSVVYLAILALIGGLAAALGLALSQQLLGLVEDLQTLPDRIPQLVDQAEGLIVNLGPFGFILSRETLESFINPLTSTLQPILSQTGQALGASIAAAASAIGNVFIVFVLGFYLLLDYGMVDRMLIGLMPVPFRPDAERLTRETELIWRAFLRGQLGLALFVGFFVAVVLSFLGVRFSLGLGVIAGILEFVPVFGPAISAALAVIVAFFQGGSWLGLAPLPFALLVLGVMVVIQLVENNVLVPRFIGVSLRLHPILVLVAVIAGASVAGIVGVLVAAPALATLRLWGGYVYYKTVGIDSWPGSPVEPKVRPKRLLARLRRRVRRAKEGQAG